One stretch of Miscanthus floridulus cultivar M001 chromosome 18, ASM1932011v1, whole genome shotgun sequence DNA includes these proteins:
- the LOC136524031 gene encoding WRKY transcription factor 22-like — MEGDLRWCCGSSSNDWDLHAVVCFASCSGGSRASCSSGSRVTSPRASDESFSCLPLPPQSLKDELTDAAALQQPPIGPAVDNFSLQQAFFAAPQPRNEAPPQQPPAKPRASYRNNGVGGPTRSKRKKKKSQVSNKEVTRVPVGASPDPWAWRKYGQKPIKGSPYPRGYYRCSTDKDCRARKQVERCRTDPSTLIVSYTGEHGHPVPLHRNALAGTTRNKPQPAPSTSPAEQPPAASPIDNTTTTLLCPSVGVEYEEDNTVAASLLLEDAEMDGEEDVLLFLKFAPSPSNGSGSKDVMLFPEPHRPAPGADNYGRGSEKVVPLSKLHELPHPATTSRSRTGDGSGAAPEAMNVTHEKCPFSGLTPWEAAAVAAATNWG, encoded by the exons ATGGAGGGCGATCTGCGTTGGTGCTGTGGTAGCAGCAGCAACGACTGGGACCTACACGCCGTGGTGTGCTTCGCCAGCTGCAGTGGTGGCAGCCGCGCCAGCTGCAGTAGTGGCAGCCGCGTCACCTCGCCGCGGGCCTCGGACGAATCATTCTCCTGCCTGCCCCTGCCGCCGCAGTCACTGAAGGACGAGCTGACGGACGCCGCAGCGTTGCAGCAGCCCCCGATCGGCCCTGCCGTCGACAACTTCTCCCTGCAGCAGGCCTTCTTCGCCGCGCCACAGCCAAGAAACGAAGCGCCGCCCCAGCAGCCGCCGGCCAAACCACGAGCTTCCTACCGCAATAACGGCGTTGGCGGACCGACACGATCGAAGAGAAA GAAGAAGAAGAGCCAGGTTAGCAACAAGGAGGTGACGCGGGTGCCCGTGGGCGCGTCTCCGGACCCCTGGGCGTGGCGCAAGTACGGGCAGAAGCCGATCAAGGGGTCGCCGTACCCGCGCGGCTACTACCGGTGCAGCACCGACAAGGACTGCAGGGCGCGGAAGCAGGTGGAGCGTTGCCGCACCGACCCCTCCACCCTCATCGTCAGCTACACCGGCGAGCACGGCCACCCAGTCCCACTCCATCGCAACGCCCTCGCTGGCACCACGCGCAACAAGCCGCAGCCAGCACCGTCCACCTCCCCAGCCGAGCAGCCTCCCGCTGCGTCGCCGATCGACAATACTACTACTACGCTGCTTTGTCCGTCCGTGGGAGTAGAGTACGAGGAGGACAACACTGTCGCAGCCAGTCTGCTGCTCGAGGATGCGGAGATGGATGGAGAGGAAGACGTGCTGTTGTTCCTGAAGTTCGCTCCGAGTCCCAGCAACGGCAGTGGCTCCAAGGACGTCATGCTATTCCCGGAGCCCCACAGGCCTGCTCCGGGTGCGGACAATTATGGAAGAGGCTCGGAGAAAGTCGTGCCACTATCGAAGCTCCACGAGCTTCCACATCCAGCAACGACGAGCAGAAGCAGAACGGGCGATGGCTCAGGGGCGGCTCCGGAGGCCATGAACGTCACCCACGAGAAGTGCCCTTTCTCAGGTCTCACGCCGTGGGAGGctgcagcggtggcggcggcgacaaACTGGGGCTGA